In Thunnus thynnus chromosome 13, fThuThy2.1, whole genome shotgun sequence, the following proteins share a genomic window:
- the wasf3a gene encoding actin-binding protein WASF3, whose product MPLVKRNIEPRHLCHSAVPDGIGNELECVTNNTLSAIIRQLSSLSKHAENVFGELFNEANTFYVRANCLQDRIDRLADKVTQLDSSVEEVSLQDINMRKAFKSSTIQDQQVLSKGSTPNSVSEMYNSSDRPPPLSTLTAYREDSTDAMKYYSDPSYFFDLWKEKMLQDTEDKRKERRRQREQKRCVESSTLQREVKKVRKARNRRQEWNMMAFDKELRPDHRHPQTLRRGASSEGSLSPDGRPELPDYPIPPVPAHAACNYAKSHDYVPGNANPSPPVEHEYHSIDVNYKRVTYSVAEPHAADRMNSSIRPPADYNSVPPPPAPGPAIPSAQTAFGFPLGALPPTPHNGVLHVGPGYPLPPVPPLGPRTVPPPPGPPPPPLPPPAAPSYLSGHSEGSRAETKTVRDARSDLLSAIRMGIQLKKVQEQQEQQSKREPVGNDVATILSRRIAVEYSDSEDDSELDENEWSD is encoded by the exons ATGCCTCTGGTCAAGAGAAACATTGAGCCTCGGCACCTGTGCCACAGTGCCGTACCTGATGGAATTGGCAATGAGCTGGAATGTGTAACCAACAACACGCTGTCCGCCATCATCCGCCAGCTCAGTAGTCTGA GTAAAcatgcagaaaatgtttttggagAACTTTTTAATGAAGCCAACACCTTTTATGTGCGTGCAAACTGTCTCCAGGACCGCATCGACCGCTTGGCCGACAAGGTCACCCAGCTGGACTCCAGTGTGGAGGAGG TCTCTCTTCAGGACATAAACATGAGGAAAGCATTTAAAAGCTCTACCATCCAGGACCAACAGGTTTTGTCTAAGGGCAGCACTCCGAACTCTGTGTCTGAGATGTACAACAGCAGCGACAGGCCTCCTCCTCTCAGCACCCTCACTGCCTACAG AGAGGATTCCACTGATGCAATGAAATACTACTCAGACCCGTCATACTTTTTTGACTTGTGGAAGGAGAAAATGCTTCAGGACACAGAGGataagaggaaagagaggaggaggcaaaGG GAACAGAAGCGATGTGTGGAAAGTAGCACCCTTCAGCGCGAAGTGAAGAAGGTGAGAAAGGCTCGAAACCGCAGACAAGAGTGGAACATGATGGCGTTCGATAAAGAGCTTCGTCCAGATCACCGCCATCCACAGACACTGCGACGAGGGGCATCGTCTGAGGGCTCGCTGTCCCCTGACGGCAG GCCCGAACTCCCAGACTACCCCATCCCTCCAGTGCCTGCCCACGCTGCTTGTAACTATGCCAAGTCTCATGATTACGTGCCTGGGAACGCAAACCCCTCACCACCTGTGGAGCATGAATACCACAGCATTGATGTCAACTACAAGAGAGTAACCTACTCCGTAGCAGAGCCTCACGCTGCAGACCGAATGAACAGTTCAATACGTCCACCTGCAgattataa ctctgtccctcctcctcctgccccgGGTCCAGCCATTCCATCGGCACAGACGGCCTTTGGTTTTCCCCTGGGTGCACTACCACCAACACCTCATAATGGAGTTTTGCATGTGGGCCCAGGTTACCCGCTCCCACCTGTACCTCCTCTGGGGCCTCGTACGGTTCCTCCTCCCCCGGGtcccccacctccacctctccctcccccAGCTGCACCCTCGTACCTATCAGGACACAGTGaaggcagcagagcagagactAAAACTGTGAGAGATGCGAGAAGTGATCTGCTGTCTGCCATCCGCATGG GCATCCAGCTGAAGAAAGTCCAAGAGCAGCAAGAGCAGCAGAGTAAGCGTGAGCCAGTGGGGAACGACGTGGCGACCATCTTGTCCCGGCGTATTGCGGTGGAGTACAGTGACTCTGAGGATGACTCTGAGCTGGATGAAAACGAGTGGTCAGACTGA